In a single window of the Papaver somniferum cultivar HN1 chromosome 8, ASM357369v1, whole genome shotgun sequence genome:
- the LOC113303194 gene encoding L10-interacting MYB domain-containing protein-like produces MRRQTLDLFSTDIFFTSLNKSSNFYLNHHSRLIFPSLSNHLKASFRIIHHLQFYMEKKEDEKANKITFRSVPEFRGLFIDQCLAQATEYGFSGTSLKQTSWGNLCKFFSEKYDCTITQKKLRNHWDYLRTQYVTWSRLLARTGHGYNAETNTFDWSEEQWIELDKTIKNASQFKNKGLEDAEKLQNLFDGKFSTGANRDTPGRVEPPCSAGPSITAGVSNNGSESRTSHGKEKKQTYFLTQTLVSQIQMSQVISL; encoded by the exons ATGAGGAGGCAAACCCTAGATCTATTCTCAACTGATATCTTCTTCACCTCTCTCAACAAATCGAGTAATTTCTATCTCAATCATCACTCTCGTCTCATCTTTCCATCTCTTTCAAATCATTTAAAAGCTTCTTTTAGAATCATTCATCATCTTCAG TTCTATATGGAGAAAAAGGAAGATGAGAAAGCAAATAAGATAACTTTTAGGAGCGTCCCAGAATTTAGAGGGCTATTTATTGACCAGTGTTTGGCACAAGCTACTGAGTATGGATTTTCTGGAACTTCTTTGAAGCAAACTTCGTGGGGAAATTTGTGCAAGTTCTTTTCTGAGAAGTATGACTGCACCATCACACAAAAAAAGTTGAGAAACCACTGGGATTACTTGCGAACCCAATATGTCACTTGGTCCCGTCTCTTAGCAAGAACCGGACATGGGTATAACGCGGAGACGAACACATTTGATTGGAGCGAAGAGCAATGGATTGAATTAGACAAG ACAATCAAAAACGCTAGTCAATTCAAGAACAAGGGGCTGGAAGATGCAGAGAAGTTGCAGAATTTATTTGATGGGAAATTCTCCACTGGAGCTAATAGAGATACGCCTGGAAGAGTGGAACCGCCTTGTTCAGCTGGACCTTCTATAACTGCAGGGGTTTCAAATAATGGATCTGAATCTCGTACAAgtcatggaaaagaaaaaaaacaaacatattttctgactcagaccttagtgagtcagatccagatgagtcaggtaatTTCACTctga